The proteins below come from a single Cervus canadensis isolate Bull #8, Minnesota chromosome 2, ASM1932006v1, whole genome shotgun sequence genomic window:
- the ITGA10 gene encoding integrin alpha-10 isoform X2, with translation MEFPLIPHLFLPLMFLTGLCSPFNLDVHRPRLFLGPPETEFGYSVLQHVGGGRRWMLVGAPWDGPSGDRRGDVYRCLVGGSHSAPCAKGHLGDHPLGNSSRPAVNMHLGMSLLETDGNGGFMACAPLWSRACGSSVFSSGICARVDASFRPQGSLAPTAQRCPTYMDVVIVLDGSNSIYPWSEVQTFLRRLVGRLFIDPEQIQVGLVQYGESSVHEWSLGDFRTKEEVVRAARNLSRREGRETKTAQAIMMACTEGFSQSRGGRPEAARLLVVVTDGESHDGEELPTALQACEAGRVTRYGIAVLGHYLRRQRDPSSFLREIRAIASDPDEKFFFNVTDEAALTDIVDALGDRIFGLEGSHGENESSFGLEMSQIGFSTHQLKDGILFGMVGAYDWGGSVLWLEEGRRLFPPRTALEDEFPPALQNHAAYLGYSVSSMFLRGGRRLFLSGAPRFRHRGKVIAFQLKKDGAVRVAQSLQGEQIGSYFGSELCPLDIDGDGTTDVLLVAAPMFLGPQNKETGRVYVYLVGQPSLLTLQRTLQPESPQDARFGFAMSALPDLNQDGFADVAVGAPLEDGHHGALYLYHGAQRGVRPRPAQRIAAVSMPQALSYFGRSVDGRLDLDGDDLVDVAVGAQGAAILLSSRPIVRLAPSLDVTPSAISVVQRDCKRRGQEATCLSAALCFQVTSRTPGRWDRRFYVRFTASLDEWTTAARAAFDGSGQRLSPRRLRLSVGNVTCEQLHFHVLDTSDYLRPVSLTVTFALDNTTKPGPVLDEGSPTSIRKLVPFSKDCGPDNECVTDLVLQANMDIRGSRKDPFVVRGGRRKVLVSATLENKKENAYNTSLSLGFSRNLHLSSFTPQSNSPVKVECAAPSAHARLCSVGHPVFQMGAKVTFLLEFEFSCSFLLSQVLVKLTATSSLERNGTLQDNTAQTSAYIQYEPHLLFSSESTLHRYEVHPYGTLPVGPGPEFKTTLRVQNLGCYVVSGLIISALLPAVAYGGNYFLSLSQVITNNASCTVQNLTEPPGPPVHPEELQHTSRLNESNTRCQVVRCHLGRLAKGTEISVGLLRLVHNEFFRRAKFKSLTVVSTFELGTEEGSVLLLTEASRWSESLLEVIQSRPVLISLWILIGSVLGGLLLLALLVFCLWKFGFFARKKVPEGEKREEKLEQ, from the exons ATGGAATTCCCCCTCATCCCTCACCTGTTCTTGCCCCTGATGTTCCTGACAG gtctCTGCTCCCCCTTTAACCTGGATGTGCATCGCCCACGCCTATTTCTAGGCCCACCGGAGACTGAATTTGGATACAGTGTCTTACAACATGTTGGGGGTGGACGACGATG GATGCTGGTGGGTGCCCCCTGGGATGGGCCTTCAGGTGACCGAAGGGGGGACGTTTATCGCTGCCTTGTAGGGGGCTCCCACAGTGCCCCCTGTGCCAAGGGCCACTTGG GTGACCATCCACTGGGAAATTCATCTCGTCCTGCTGTGAACATGCACCTGGGGATGTCTCTGTTAGAGACAGATGGCAATGGGGGATTCATG GCTTGTGCCCCTCTCTGGTCTCGTGCTTGCGGCTCATCTGTCTTCAGTTCTGGAATATGTGCCCGTGTAGATGCTTCGTTCCggccccagggaagcctggcacccACCGCACAAC GCTGCCCCACATACATGGATGTCGTCATTGTCTTGGATGGCTCCAACAGCATCTATCCATGGTCTGAAGTTCAGACCTTCCTACGAAGACTGGTAGGGAGATTGTTTATTGACCCGGAACAGATACAG GTGGGACTGGTACAATATGGAGAGAGCTCTGTCCATGAGTGGTCCCTGGGAGATTTCCGAACCAAGGAAGAAGTGGTGAGAGCAGCAAGGAACCTGAGCCGGCGAGAGGGACGAGAAACAAAGACTGCTCAAGCAATAATGATGGCCTG TACAGAAGGATTCAGTCAGTCCCGTGGGGGTCGACCAGAGGCTGCCAGGCTACTGGTGGTTGTCACTGATGGGGAGTCCCATGATGGAGAGGAGCTTCCCACAGCACTGCAGGCCTGTGAGGCTGGAAGAGTGACACGCTACGGGATTGCT GTCCTTGGTCACTACCTCCGGCGGCAGCGAGACCCCAGTTCTTTCCTTCGAGAAATCAGAGCTATTGCCAGTGATCCAGACGAGAAATTCTTCTTCAATGTCACAGATGAAGCAGCACTGACTGACATTGTGGATGCATTAGGGGACCGGATTTTTGGCCTTGAGG GGTCCcatggagaaaatgaaagctcCTTTGGGCTGGAAATGTCTCAGATTGGCTTCTCTACTCATCAACTAAAG GATGGGATTCTCTTTGGAATGGTGGGGGCTTATGACTGGGGGGGCTCAGTGTTATGGCTTGAAGAAGGTCGCCGCCTCTTCCCACCACGGACAGCCCTGGAAGATGAATTCCCCCCTGCATTGCAGAACCATGCTGCCTACCTGG GTTACTCCGTTTCCTCCATGTTTTTGCGGGGTGGTCGCCGCCTCTTTCTCTCAGGGGCTCCTCGGTTTAGACATCGAGGAAAGGTCATCGCCTTTCAACTTAAGAAAGATGGGGCTGTGAGGGTCGCCCAGAGCCTCCAGGGGGAGCAG ATTGGCTCGTACTTTGGCAGCGAACTCTGCCCATTGGACATCGACGGGGATGGAACAACTGATGTCTTACTTGTGGCTGCCCCCATGTTCCTGGGGCCCCAGAACAAGGAGACAGGACGTGTTTATGTGTATCTGGTGGGCCAG CCGTCCTTGCTGACACTCCAGAGAACACTTCAGCCAGAATCCCCCCAGGATGCTCGGTTTGGCTTTGCCATGAGTGCTCTTCCTGATTTGAACCAAGATGGTTTTGCTGATGTGGCTGTGGGGGCGCCCCTGGAGGATGGGCATCATGGAGCCCTGTACCTCTATCACGGGGCCCAGAGAGGAGTCCGGCCGCGTCCTGCACAG cGGATTGCCGCTGTCTCCATGCCGCAGGCCCTCAGCTACTTTGGCCGAAGTGTGGATGGCCGGCTGGATCTCGATGGTGATGACCTGGTCGATGTGGCCGTGGGTGCCCAAGGGGCAGCCATCCTGCTCAG CTCCCGGCCCATTGTCCGCCTGGCCCCTTCACTAGATGTGACCCCGTCGGCCATCAGCGTGGTTCAGAGGGACTGTAAGCGGCGAGGCCAGGAGGCAACCTGCCTGTCCGCAGCCCTTTGCTTCCAAGTGACCTCCCGCACTCCTGGCCGCTGGGATCGCCGATTCT ATGTGCGGTTCACAGCATCGCTGGACGAGTGGACAACTGCAGCCCGGGCAGCATTTGACGGCTCTGGCCAGAGGCTGTCCCCTCGGCGGCTCCGGCTCAGTGTGGGGAACGTCACTTGTGAGCAACTGCACTTCCACGTGCTG GATACTTCAGATTACCTCCGGCCAGTGTCCTTGACTGTGACATTTGCTTTGGACAACACCACAAAGCCAGGGCCCGTGCTGGATGAGGGCTCACCCACCTCCATCCGAAAGCTG gTCCCGTTCTCCAAGGACTGTGGCCCTGACAATGAATGTGTCACAGATTTGGTACTTCAGGCTAATATGGACATCAGAGGCTCCAG GAAGGACCCGTTCGTGGTTCGAGGTGGTCGGCGGAAAGTGCTGGTATCAGCAACTCTGGAGAACAAGAAGGAGAATGCCTACAACACTAGCCTGAGTCTCGGCTTCTCCAGAAACCTCCACCTGTCCAGTTTTACTCCTCAG AGCAACAGCCCAGTGAAGGTGGAGTGTGCAGCCCCCTCTGCGCATGCCCGGCTCTGCAGCGTGGGGCATCCTGTCTTCCAGATGGGAGCCAAG GTGACCTTCCTGCTAGAGTTTGAGTTTAGCTGCTCCTTCCTCCTGAGCCAGGTCCTTGTGAAGCTGACAGCCACCAG TAGCCTGGAGAGAAATGGAACGCTTCAAGATAACACAGCCCAGACCTCAGCCTACATTCAGTATGAGCCTCACCTCCTATTCTCCAG CGAGTCCACTCTGCACCGCTATGAGGTCCACCCCTATGGAACCCTCCCAGTGGGCCCTGGCCCCGAATTCAAAACCACTCTTAGG GTTCAGAACCTTGGCTGCTATGTGGTCAGCGGCCTCATCATCTCAGCCCTCCTTCCAGCTGTGGCCTATGGGGGCAACTACTTCCTGTCACTGTCTCAAGTCATCACTAACAAT GCAAGCTGCACAGTGCAGAACCTGACCGAACCCCCAGGGCCCCCTGTGCATCCAGAGGAGCTTCAGCACACAAGCAGGCTG AATGAGAGCAATACCCGCTGCCAGGTTGTGAGGTGCCACCTGGGGCGGCTGGCAAAGGGGACCGAGATCTCTGTTGGACTACTGAGGCTGGTTCACAATGAATTTTTCCGGAGG GCCAAATTCAAGTCTCTGACAGTGGTCAGTACCTTCGAACTGGGCACTGAAGAGGGCAGCGTCCTACTGCTGACTGAAGCCTCCCGGTGGAGTGAG AGCCTCCTGGAGGTGATTCAGTCCCGCCCTGTCCTCATCTCTCTGTGGATCCTCATTGGCAGTGTCCTGGGAGGGCTGCTCCTGCTTGCTCTACTTGTTTTCTGCCTTTGGAAG TTTGGCTTCTTTGCCCGGAAGAAAGTACCcgagggagaaaaaagagaagagaaattggAGCAATGA
- the ITGA10 gene encoding integrin alpha-10 isoform X1 — protein MEFPLIPHLFLPLMFLTGLCSPFNLDVHRPRLFLGPPETEFGYSVLQHVGGGRRWMLVGAPWDGPSGDRRGDVYRCLVGGSHSAPCAKGHLGDHPLGNSSRPAVNMHLGMSLLETDGNGGFMACAPLWSRACGSSVFSSGICARVDASFRPQGSLAPTAQRCPTYMDVVIVLDGSNSIYPWSEVQTFLRRLVGRLFIDPEQIQVGLVQYGESSVHEWSLGDFRTKEEVVRAARNLSRREGRETKTAQAIMMACTEGFSQSRGGRPEAARLLVVVTDGESHDGEELPTALQACEAGRVTRYGIAVLGHYLRRQRDPSSFLREIRAIASDPDEKFFFNVTDEAALTDIVDALGDRIFGLEGSHGENESSFGLEMSQIGFSTHQLKDGILFGMVGAYDWGGSVLWLEEGRRLFPPRTALEDEFPPALQNHAAYLGYSVSSMFLRGGRRLFLSGAPRFRHRGKVIAFQLKKDGAVRVAQSLQGEQIGSYFGSELCPLDIDGDGTTDVLLVAAPMFLGPQNKETGRVYVYLVGQPSLLTLQRTLQPESPQDARFGFAMSALPDLNQDGFADVAVGAPLEDGHHGALYLYHGAQRGVRPRPAQRIAAVSMPQALSYFGRSVDGRLDLDGDDLVDVAVGAQGAAILLSSRPIVRLAPSLDVTPSAISVVQRDCKRRGQEATCLSAALCFQVTSRTPGRWDRRFYVRFTASLDEWTTAARAAFDGSGQRLSPRRLRLSVGNVTCEQLHFHVLDTSDYLRPVSLTVTFALDNTTKPGPVLDEGSPTSIRKLVPFSKDCGPDNECVTDLVLQANMDIRGSRKDPFVVRGGRRKVLVSATLENKKENAYNTSLSLGFSRNLHLSSFTPQSNSPVKVECAAPSAHARLCSVGHPVFQMGAKVTFLLEFEFSCSFLLSQVLVKLTATSSSLERNGTLQDNTAQTSAYIQYEPHLLFSSESTLHRYEVHPYGTLPVGPGPEFKTTLRVQNLGCYVVSGLIISALLPAVAYGGNYFLSLSQVITNNASCTVQNLTEPPGPPVHPEELQHTSRLNESNTRCQVVRCHLGRLAKGTEISVGLLRLVHNEFFRRAKFKSLTVVSTFELGTEEGSVLLLTEASRWSESLLEVIQSRPVLISLWILIGSVLGGLLLLALLVFCLWKFGFFARKKVPEGEKREEKLEQ, from the exons ATGGAATTCCCCCTCATCCCTCACCTGTTCTTGCCCCTGATGTTCCTGACAG gtctCTGCTCCCCCTTTAACCTGGATGTGCATCGCCCACGCCTATTTCTAGGCCCACCGGAGACTGAATTTGGATACAGTGTCTTACAACATGTTGGGGGTGGACGACGATG GATGCTGGTGGGTGCCCCCTGGGATGGGCCTTCAGGTGACCGAAGGGGGGACGTTTATCGCTGCCTTGTAGGGGGCTCCCACAGTGCCCCCTGTGCCAAGGGCCACTTGG GTGACCATCCACTGGGAAATTCATCTCGTCCTGCTGTGAACATGCACCTGGGGATGTCTCTGTTAGAGACAGATGGCAATGGGGGATTCATG GCTTGTGCCCCTCTCTGGTCTCGTGCTTGCGGCTCATCTGTCTTCAGTTCTGGAATATGTGCCCGTGTAGATGCTTCGTTCCggccccagggaagcctggcacccACCGCACAAC GCTGCCCCACATACATGGATGTCGTCATTGTCTTGGATGGCTCCAACAGCATCTATCCATGGTCTGAAGTTCAGACCTTCCTACGAAGACTGGTAGGGAGATTGTTTATTGACCCGGAACAGATACAG GTGGGACTGGTACAATATGGAGAGAGCTCTGTCCATGAGTGGTCCCTGGGAGATTTCCGAACCAAGGAAGAAGTGGTGAGAGCAGCAAGGAACCTGAGCCGGCGAGAGGGACGAGAAACAAAGACTGCTCAAGCAATAATGATGGCCTG TACAGAAGGATTCAGTCAGTCCCGTGGGGGTCGACCAGAGGCTGCCAGGCTACTGGTGGTTGTCACTGATGGGGAGTCCCATGATGGAGAGGAGCTTCCCACAGCACTGCAGGCCTGTGAGGCTGGAAGAGTGACACGCTACGGGATTGCT GTCCTTGGTCACTACCTCCGGCGGCAGCGAGACCCCAGTTCTTTCCTTCGAGAAATCAGAGCTATTGCCAGTGATCCAGACGAGAAATTCTTCTTCAATGTCACAGATGAAGCAGCACTGACTGACATTGTGGATGCATTAGGGGACCGGATTTTTGGCCTTGAGG GGTCCcatggagaaaatgaaagctcCTTTGGGCTGGAAATGTCTCAGATTGGCTTCTCTACTCATCAACTAAAG GATGGGATTCTCTTTGGAATGGTGGGGGCTTATGACTGGGGGGGCTCAGTGTTATGGCTTGAAGAAGGTCGCCGCCTCTTCCCACCACGGACAGCCCTGGAAGATGAATTCCCCCCTGCATTGCAGAACCATGCTGCCTACCTGG GTTACTCCGTTTCCTCCATGTTTTTGCGGGGTGGTCGCCGCCTCTTTCTCTCAGGGGCTCCTCGGTTTAGACATCGAGGAAAGGTCATCGCCTTTCAACTTAAGAAAGATGGGGCTGTGAGGGTCGCCCAGAGCCTCCAGGGGGAGCAG ATTGGCTCGTACTTTGGCAGCGAACTCTGCCCATTGGACATCGACGGGGATGGAACAACTGATGTCTTACTTGTGGCTGCCCCCATGTTCCTGGGGCCCCAGAACAAGGAGACAGGACGTGTTTATGTGTATCTGGTGGGCCAG CCGTCCTTGCTGACACTCCAGAGAACACTTCAGCCAGAATCCCCCCAGGATGCTCGGTTTGGCTTTGCCATGAGTGCTCTTCCTGATTTGAACCAAGATGGTTTTGCTGATGTGGCTGTGGGGGCGCCCCTGGAGGATGGGCATCATGGAGCCCTGTACCTCTATCACGGGGCCCAGAGAGGAGTCCGGCCGCGTCCTGCACAG cGGATTGCCGCTGTCTCCATGCCGCAGGCCCTCAGCTACTTTGGCCGAAGTGTGGATGGCCGGCTGGATCTCGATGGTGATGACCTGGTCGATGTGGCCGTGGGTGCCCAAGGGGCAGCCATCCTGCTCAG CTCCCGGCCCATTGTCCGCCTGGCCCCTTCACTAGATGTGACCCCGTCGGCCATCAGCGTGGTTCAGAGGGACTGTAAGCGGCGAGGCCAGGAGGCAACCTGCCTGTCCGCAGCCCTTTGCTTCCAAGTGACCTCCCGCACTCCTGGCCGCTGGGATCGCCGATTCT ATGTGCGGTTCACAGCATCGCTGGACGAGTGGACAACTGCAGCCCGGGCAGCATTTGACGGCTCTGGCCAGAGGCTGTCCCCTCGGCGGCTCCGGCTCAGTGTGGGGAACGTCACTTGTGAGCAACTGCACTTCCACGTGCTG GATACTTCAGATTACCTCCGGCCAGTGTCCTTGACTGTGACATTTGCTTTGGACAACACCACAAAGCCAGGGCCCGTGCTGGATGAGGGCTCACCCACCTCCATCCGAAAGCTG gTCCCGTTCTCCAAGGACTGTGGCCCTGACAATGAATGTGTCACAGATTTGGTACTTCAGGCTAATATGGACATCAGAGGCTCCAG GAAGGACCCGTTCGTGGTTCGAGGTGGTCGGCGGAAAGTGCTGGTATCAGCAACTCTGGAGAACAAGAAGGAGAATGCCTACAACACTAGCCTGAGTCTCGGCTTCTCCAGAAACCTCCACCTGTCCAGTTTTACTCCTCAG AGCAACAGCCCAGTGAAGGTGGAGTGTGCAGCCCCCTCTGCGCATGCCCGGCTCTGCAGCGTGGGGCATCCTGTCTTCCAGATGGGAGCCAAG GTGACCTTCCTGCTAGAGTTTGAGTTTAGCTGCTCCTTCCTCCTGAGCCAGGTCCTTGTGAAGCTGACAGCCACCAG CAGTAGCCTGGAGAGAAATGGAACGCTTCAAGATAACACAGCCCAGACCTCAGCCTACATTCAGTATGAGCCTCACCTCCTATTCTCCAG CGAGTCCACTCTGCACCGCTATGAGGTCCACCCCTATGGAACCCTCCCAGTGGGCCCTGGCCCCGAATTCAAAACCACTCTTAGG GTTCAGAACCTTGGCTGCTATGTGGTCAGCGGCCTCATCATCTCAGCCCTCCTTCCAGCTGTGGCCTATGGGGGCAACTACTTCCTGTCACTGTCTCAAGTCATCACTAACAAT GCAAGCTGCACAGTGCAGAACCTGACCGAACCCCCAGGGCCCCCTGTGCATCCAGAGGAGCTTCAGCACACAAGCAGGCTG AATGAGAGCAATACCCGCTGCCAGGTTGTGAGGTGCCACCTGGGGCGGCTGGCAAAGGGGACCGAGATCTCTGTTGGACTACTGAGGCTGGTTCACAATGAATTTTTCCGGAGG GCCAAATTCAAGTCTCTGACAGTGGTCAGTACCTTCGAACTGGGCACTGAAGAGGGCAGCGTCCTACTGCTGACTGAAGCCTCCCGGTGGAGTGAG AGCCTCCTGGAGGTGATTCAGTCCCGCCCTGTCCTCATCTCTCTGTGGATCCTCATTGGCAGTGTCCTGGGAGGGCTGCTCCTGCTTGCTCTACTTGTTTTCTGCCTTTGGAAG TTTGGCTTCTTTGCCCGGAAGAAAGTACCcgagggagaaaaaagagaagagaaattggAGCAATGA